In Prosthecodimorpha staleyi, the following are encoded in one genomic region:
- a CDS encoding lipopolysaccharide biosynthesis protein — protein sequence MTAPSRPALWRRLAAGLSAPVGASAEAARAHERHRRIVLSALASAVGRAISIAAALISVPLTLHYLGAERYGMWMIMSSFVAILGFADLGVGNGVLTMVARLNGKDSFDGIRTVVSSAVAILVILAGVLAGAFVLAYPRIDWFRLFNVSTDLARSEAGPAVAVFAACFLAAFPLSIVQKVQTGLQQGFTVSLWQSGGNLLGLAAVLAVVRLEGGLPWLVAALFGIPQVAVAGNAVWFFLFRRPDLRPSLRRVQGAVMAGVLSTGFLFLVLQSVVAVTYSSDSLIIAHLLGPAAVADFAVPEKLFAALSAVLGMITAPLWPAFGEAIARGDRAWASRMLRRSILANVCIALTGSLVLVVTGPWIIEAWVGRAVAPSLLLLVGFAVWKVCEAAGAPIAMLLNGAHRVGPQIVFASTTAVVAILLKVALIGQFGVSGAIWATSAAFLVFALLPLGLVASRVLRD from the coding sequence ATGACGGCCCCCTCACGCCCGGCGCTTTGGCGGCGGCTGGCGGCCGGCCTTTCGGCTCCGGTCGGAGCGTCGGCCGAGGCCGCACGGGCCCATGAGCGTCACCGCCGCATCGTGCTGAGCGCGCTGGCATCGGCGGTCGGCCGGGCGATCTCGATCGCCGCCGCCCTCATCTCCGTGCCGCTGACGCTGCACTATCTGGGTGCGGAGCGCTACGGCATGTGGATGATCATGAGTTCGTTCGTCGCCATTCTGGGGTTCGCCGACCTCGGCGTCGGCAATGGCGTACTCACCATGGTCGCCCGCCTCAACGGCAAGGACAGTTTCGACGGCATCCGGACCGTCGTGTCGAGTGCCGTTGCGATCCTCGTGATTCTCGCCGGGGTCCTGGCCGGCGCGTTCGTGCTCGCCTATCCGCGGATCGACTGGTTCCGTCTGTTCAACGTCTCGACCGATCTGGCGCGTTCGGAGGCCGGCCCTGCCGTCGCCGTCTTCGCCGCCTGCTTTCTGGCCGCCTTTCCCCTCTCGATCGTTCAGAAGGTCCAAACGGGACTGCAACAAGGCTTCACCGTGAGCCTGTGGCAGTCCGGCGGCAATCTTCTCGGTCTGGCGGCGGTGTTGGCGGTGGTCCGTCTCGAGGGCGGGCTTCCCTGGCTCGTCGCCGCCCTGTTCGGCATTCCGCAGGTCGCCGTGGCCGGCAACGCGGTGTGGTTCTTCCTGTTTCGGCGGCCCGATCTGCGCCCGTCCCTGCGGCGGGTGCAGGGGGCGGTGATGGCAGGCGTGCTCTCGACCGGCTTCCTGTTTCTGGTTCTTCAGTCGGTGGTCGCCGTCACCTACAGCTCGGATTCGCTGATCATCGCCCATTTGCTCGGGCCGGCGGCCGTGGCCGATTTCGCGGTACCGGAGAAACTGTTCGCGGCCCTGTCGGCGGTTCTGGGCATGATCACGGCGCCCCTGTGGCCGGCCTTCGGCGAAGCCATCGCGCGCGGCGATCGCGCCTGGGCAAGCCGGATGCTGAGACGATCGATCCTTGCCAACGTCTGCATCGCGCTTACGGGCTCGCTGGTCCTGGTCGTCACCGGGCCATGGATCATCGAGGCCTGGGTCGGCCGCGCGGTGGCGCCGTCCCTGCTTCTGCTGGTCGGCTTCGCGGTCTGGAAGGTTTGCGAGGCGGCCGGAGCGCCGATCGCGATGCTGTTGAACGGCGCCCACAGGGTCGGACCGCAGATTGTCTTCGCATCCACGACGGCCGTCGTGGCCATTCTGCTCAAGGTTGCCCTGATCGGCCAGTTCGGCGTGTCCGGGGCGATCTGGGCAACCTCCGCCGCCTTTCTCGTCTTCGCGCTCCTGCCCTTGGGGCTGGTCGCCAGTAGGGTGCTTCGTGACTGA
- a CDS encoding GNVR domain-containing protein: MHQPAGAMLQVDQVLAAVRRQYRIILFFGLLGAIIGMGHALTAVPWYSASTLLLIDGRKGNDPDPTASIAELQFDTGAIDSQVEVLKSERIIAAVIAKAGLADDPGFQRATGSLFGSMIGAVRQALDVRRWFGSEARSDAEARFAKERQLISTLAGNLTVKRVARTYVLSIEFSWPEASRAAEISRAFADAYLDDQLESKFDATRRATEWLFARIQELKTRALETDMAVQRFKSDNGLVKSGASGQLVGEQQLSELNSQLVIARGDTARAEARYQRIKSIIDSGQADAAVSEALGNPVIIDLRNKYLKASKTEAELSARLGRSHIQVISLRAEMREYERLIFDELGRIAESYKSEQEISRSREKALEENLSSLVGVNAGTNETLVGLRELEREADTYKNLYQTFLLRYQEAVQKQSFPITEARVITAASRPLAPSHPKKSLVVAFVTILGLGLGFGIGAVREFRDRVFRTGRQVRDELGLEFLGFLPAVSASQLRSMHPVSMGAASGPYPPVISQGVMRYSVGSPLSGFAEVLRSAKVAADITLGSHRPKIIGLVSVLPNEGKSTIAKNLASLVAHLGAHTLVIDADLRNPGLSRATAPDAARGLVEVLMDGVPFRELLLREGETGLDLLPAVGRRNLSHTGELISSAAMQALLQDAGQDYDYIFVDLPPVGPIVDVRAAARLFDAFVFVVEWGRTARHVVRSTLEHEQSVYEKTLGVVLNKANLAGVRLYEDYGSRDYYYGKYKKYYRDR, translated from the coding sequence TTGCACCAGCCGGCCGGCGCGATGCTGCAGGTCGACCAGGTGTTGGCGGCGGTCCGCCGACAATACAGGATCATTCTGTTCTTCGGACTTCTGGGCGCGATCATCGGGATGGGCCATGCGCTGACGGCGGTGCCGTGGTATTCGGCGTCGACTTTGCTCCTGATCGACGGCCGCAAGGGCAATGATCCCGATCCGACGGCTTCGATCGCCGAATTGCAGTTCGATACCGGCGCGATCGACAGTCAGGTCGAGGTCCTGAAGTCCGAGCGGATCATTGCGGCGGTCATCGCCAAGGCCGGGCTCGCCGACGATCCGGGCTTCCAGCGGGCCACCGGCTCTCTGTTCGGCTCCATGATCGGGGCGGTCCGGCAGGCGTTGGACGTGCGGCGTTGGTTCGGTTCCGAAGCCCGGAGCGATGCCGAGGCGCGCTTTGCCAAGGAACGCCAGCTGATCTCGACCTTGGCCGGCAACCTGACGGTCAAGCGCGTCGCCCGGACCTATGTGCTCTCCATCGAGTTTTCCTGGCCTGAGGCGTCCCGCGCGGCGGAAATCTCGCGCGCCTTCGCCGACGCCTATCTCGATGATCAGCTGGAATCCAAGTTCGACGCGACACGACGCGCCACCGAATGGCTGTTCGCCCGCATCCAGGAGCTGAAGACCCGGGCGCTGGAGACCGACATGGCGGTGCAGCGCTTCAAGTCCGACAACGGGCTGGTGAAATCGGGCGCGTCCGGGCAATTGGTCGGCGAACAGCAGCTCAGCGAGTTGAACAGTCAATTGGTGATTGCCCGCGGTGACACCGCGCGCGCCGAGGCCCGGTATCAAAGGATCAAGTCGATCATCGATTCCGGCCAGGCCGATGCCGCCGTGTCGGAGGCCCTTGGCAATCCTGTCATCATCGATCTGCGCAACAAATACCTGAAGGCGTCGAAGACGGAGGCCGAACTCTCGGCCCGGTTGGGGCGCAGTCACATCCAGGTCATCTCCCTGCGCGCGGAGATGCGCGAATACGAGCGGCTGATCTTCGATGAACTCGGTCGCATTGCAGAGAGCTACAAGAGCGAACAGGAGATTTCCAGATCGCGCGAAAAGGCGCTGGAGGAAAACCTGTCCAGTCTGGTCGGCGTGAATGCCGGGACCAACGAGACACTGGTCGGGCTGCGCGAACTGGAGCGCGAAGCCGACACCTACAAGAACCTCTACCAGACCTTCCTGCTGCGATATCAGGAGGCGGTCCAGAAGCAATCCTTCCCGATCACCGAGGCGCGCGTGATCACGGCGGCGTCGCGGCCTCTGGCGCCGTCCCATCCGAAGAAGAGTCTCGTCGTTGCCTTCGTGACCATCCTGGGTCTCGGGCTCGGCTTCGGCATCGGTGCGGTCCGCGAGTTTCGCGACCGTGTCTTTCGAACGGGACGACAGGTCCGCGACGAACTCGGCCTTGAGTTCTTGGGCTTCCTGCCGGCGGTCAGCGCTTCGCAACTGCGCAGCATGCATCCGGTTTCCATGGGCGCAGCGTCGGGTCCGTACCCGCCTGTCATATCCCAAGGCGTGATGCGCTACTCGGTCGGCTCGCCGCTGTCGGGATTTGCTGAAGTCCTGCGCTCCGCCAAGGTTGCCGCCGACATCACGCTTGGAAGTCATCGACCGAAGATCATCGGGCTCGTCTCGGTGCTGCCGAACGAAGGCAAGTCCACGATCGCCAAGAACCTCGCCTCCTTGGTGGCGCATCTGGGCGCCCATACCCTGGTGATCGATGCCGACTTGCGCAATCCCGGATTGTCCAGGGCGACGGCACCTGATGCCGCCCGGGGCCTGGTCGAGGTGCTGATGGACGGAGTGCCGTTTCGGGAGTTGCTGCTGCGCGAGGGTGAGACCGGCCTCGACCTGTTGCCGGCGGTCGGACGGCGCAATCTCTCGCATACCGGCGAGCTGATCTCGTCCGCCGCCATGCAGGCGCTGCTGCAGGATGCCGGCCAGGACTACGACTATATCTTCGTCGACCTGCCGCCGGTCGGGCCGATCGTGGACGTGCGCGCCGCCGCGAGACTGTTCGATGCCTTCGTATTCGTCGTCGAATGGGGACGAACGGCGCGTCATGTCGTCCGTTCGACGCTCGAGCACGAACAGTCCGTCTATGAGAAGACGCTCGGTGTCGTCCTCAACAAGGCAAATTTGGCGGGCGTCCGACTCTATGAGGATTACGGATCGCGTGATTATTATTATGGAAAATACAAAAAATACTATCGTGACCGTTGA
- the nusG gene encoding transcription termination/antitermination protein NusG: protein MRLWGAVLRDSAAGHRWYVVHTLPNRESLACMHMGRQGWATFLPLVERTRRHARRIETVRVALFPRYLFVSLDVTRDRWRAVNGTTGVASLVMARDRPSPVPDGLVETLAAAVRPDGVIEPDYGYQPGDRVRLIAGPMAGSVGELLSLDAKGRVEVLLDLLNGNTVRARVARTVLQPAG, encoded by the coding sequence GTGAGACTGTGGGGTGCGGTTTTGCGAGATAGTGCGGCTGGCCATCGCTGGTACGTGGTTCATACTTTGCCGAACAGGGAATCGCTGGCATGCATGCATATGGGCCGGCAGGGCTGGGCAACCTTCCTGCCATTGGTCGAGAGGACCCGCCGCCATGCCCGCCGGATCGAAACCGTGCGCGTGGCCCTGTTCCCGCGCTATCTCTTCGTCAGCCTCGATGTGACCCGCGATCGCTGGCGGGCCGTCAACGGCACGACCGGCGTGGCGTCGCTGGTGATGGCCCGTGACCGCCCATCGCCGGTTCCGGACGGGTTGGTGGAAACGCTTGCCGCCGCGGTTCGTCCTGACGGCGTCATAGAACCCGACTACGGCTACCAGCCTGGTGATCGCGTCCGGCTGATCGCGGGACCGATGGCCGGCAGCGTCGGCGAACTCCTGAGCCTCGACGCCAAAGGGCGCGTCGAAGTGTTGTTGGATCTGCTCAACGGCAACACGGTCCGTGCCCGCGTGGCGCGAACCGTGCTGCAGCCTGCCGGCTAG
- a CDS encoding polysaccharide biosynthesis/export family protein, translated as MTLATSLFLRGASVAVMVGGLLGCSMLPAAGPGDGAIDGGAATSVRSAEPVALKYALVDIGSDILDYLTDPGPGSLRGSFGVGRGPSPSLQIGVGDAIQVSIFESSSGGLFVPNDAGARPGNFVTLPQQTVDKAGSIAVPYAGQVKVVGRTLADVQREIEQKLSNRAIEPQAVVALVSQNSNEVTVVGDVGASKKLTLNAGGDRILDVIAKASGIVHPGYETYVTLQRRGKRATVYFNSLIEKPSENIYAVPGDTIYVYREQRAFLAFGATGLSGQFKFEQERVNLSDAVGKAGGLMDDRADPGQVFVYRAEDRAALEKMKVDLTPFDVAQKKIPTVYRTNFRDPSSFFAAQKFPIRDGDIVYVSNADQIEVMKFITFVTGVTGGAAKVGTDAVSVRHSVKTLSK; from the coding sequence ATGACTCTTGCGACGAGCCTGTTTCTGCGCGGGGCCTCGGTCGCCGTCATGGTGGGCGGCCTGCTCGGCTGCAGCATGTTGCCTGCGGCCGGGCCGGGCGACGGCGCTATCGACGGCGGTGCCGCCACGAGCGTCAGGAGCGCCGAGCCGGTTGCTCTCAAATATGCCCTGGTCGATATCGGTTCTGACATTCTCGACTATCTGACCGATCCGGGGCCGGGGTCGCTGCGGGGCAGCTTCGGCGTCGGTCGCGGACCGTCGCCCTCCCTTCAGATCGGCGTCGGCGATGCCATTCAGGTGTCGATCTTCGAATCGTCGTCCGGTGGCCTGTTCGTTCCGAACGACGCCGGCGCCCGCCCCGGCAACTTCGTGACGCTTCCGCAGCAGACCGTGGACAAGGCCGGGTCGATCGCGGTCCCCTATGCCGGCCAGGTCAAGGTCGTGGGGCGGACGCTCGCGGACGTTCAGCGCGAGATCGAGCAGAAGCTCTCCAATCGAGCGATCGAACCTCAGGCGGTCGTGGCCTTGGTCAGCCAGAATTCGAACGAAGTCACCGTGGTGGGTGACGTGGGGGCGTCCAAGAAACTGACGCTCAATGCCGGCGGCGACCGCATCCTCGACGTGATCGCCAAGGCCAGCGGTATCGTGCATCCGGGTTACGAGACCTATGTAACTCTGCAGAGGCGCGGCAAGAGAGCGACGGTCTACTTCAATTCCCTCATCGAAAAGCCTTCCGAGAACATCTATGCCGTGCCAGGCGATACGATCTACGTCTATCGCGAACAGCGCGCCTTCCTTGCCTTCGGCGCCACCGGACTGAGCGGCCAGTTCAAGTTCGAGCAGGAGCGCGTGAATCTGTCCGACGCGGTCGGCAAAGCCGGCGGTCTGATGGATGATCGTGCGGATCCGGGTCAGGTCTTCGTCTACCGCGCGGAAGATCGCGCGGCGCTGGAGAAAATGAAGGTCGATCTGACACCCTTTGACGTGGCGCAGAAAAAGATTCCGACGGTCTATCGGACGAATTTCCGCGATCCGTCTTCATTCTTCGCTGCGCAGAAGTTTCCGATCCGGGATGGTGACATCGTTTATGTATCGAATGCCGATCAGATTGAGGTGATGAAGTTCATTACGTTTGTGACGGGCGTGACGGGCGGAGCGGCGAAGGTCGGAACCGACGCTGTTTCGGTCAGGCACTCCGTGAAAACGCTCAGCAAGTGA
- a CDS encoding undecaprenyl-phosphate glucose phosphotransferase, with protein MVATTLIVDFCFVAAAIEMTSLVTVLVPWGASSDAIGNLVVGTTFAVVFIGILALRGGYKLDVLRHRRHQIRLVAGVVCISFFLMGWGAFLSKTTANFSRLELSVFFAISLIGLTALHWWIAGLLNAKLAAGELSLRRAVVIADARQRSGERFQQLLRRNGIEVVDLIEVLPGNLRQADFSAACRRAVERAQGALTRTQVDGVFLFLCWNDRRAVDEMQAALSGLPIPVHLFADLETERVLRRPHISLGGMQGYELQRAPLDLVDRAMKRCFDIVVSATALVLLAPLMALIALAIRIEGGGTIIFRQKRKGFGGRPFSIYKFRTMTCTEDGAVVNQATRDDPRITRIGALLRKTSADELPQFMNVLLGQMSVCGPRPHAIAHDNLYDRIIARYAFRHHVKPGITGWAQVNGYRGETRDVAKMEARVEHDIWYVNNWSIWLDVRILVRTFLSGWLSSNAY; from the coding sequence GTGGTTGCGACCACGCTGATCGTGGATTTCTGCTTCGTTGCTGCGGCCATCGAGATGACCTCGCTGGTGACTGTCCTCGTCCCCTGGGGGGCGTCGTCCGACGCCATCGGCAATCTGGTGGTTGGGACGACCTTCGCGGTGGTCTTCATCGGCATCCTGGCGTTGCGCGGCGGATACAAGCTGGATGTGCTGCGCCATCGTCGCCATCAGATCCGGCTGGTCGCCGGCGTCGTGTGCATCTCATTCTTCCTGATGGGGTGGGGCGCCTTCCTCTCCAAGACGACGGCAAACTTCTCCCGGCTCGAACTCAGCGTGTTCTTCGCGATCAGTCTGATCGGGCTGACGGCGCTGCATTGGTGGATCGCGGGGCTGCTGAACGCGAAACTGGCCGCCGGAGAACTGTCCCTTCGCCGTGCAGTGGTGATCGCCGACGCTCGACAGCGCAGCGGCGAGAGGTTTCAACAACTCCTGCGCCGCAATGGCATCGAGGTGGTCGACCTGATCGAGGTGCTGCCCGGCAATCTCCGCCAGGCGGACTTCTCGGCGGCCTGCCGCAGGGCCGTGGAGCGGGCTCAGGGCGCGCTGACCAGAACCCAGGTCGACGGCGTCTTCCTGTTTCTGTGCTGGAACGATCGGCGCGCCGTCGACGAAATGCAGGCTGCACTGTCGGGACTGCCGATCCCGGTGCATCTCTTTGCCGACCTCGAAACCGAGCGCGTGCTCCGGCGTCCGCATATCTCGCTCGGCGGCATGCAGGGCTACGAACTGCAGCGCGCGCCGCTCGATCTGGTCGATCGAGCGATGAAGCGCTGTTTCGATATCGTGGTGTCGGCGACGGCCCTGGTTCTGCTCGCGCCGCTGATGGCGTTGATCGCGCTCGCCATCCGGATCGAGGGCGGTGGCACGATCATCTTCCGGCAGAAGCGCAAGGGTTTCGGCGGCCGGCCTTTCTCGATCTACAAGTTCCGGACGATGACCTGCACCGAGGATGGTGCGGTGGTCAATCAGGCGACGCGCGACGATCCGCGCATCACCCGGATCGGCGCCCTGCTGCGCAAGACCAGCGCGGATGAACTGCCGCAGTTCATGAACGTCCTCCTCGGGCAGATGTCCGTCTGCGGGCCGCGACCGCATGCCATTGCGCATGACAATCTCTACGACCGGATCATCGCCCGCTATGCCTTCCGTCATCACGTCAAGCCCGGGATCACCGGCTGGGCGCAGGTGAACGGCTACCGTGGCGAGACCCGTGACGTGGCCAAGATGGAGGCGCGGGTCGAGCACGACATTTGGTACGTCAACAATTGGTCGATCTGGCTGGATGTCCGCATTCTGGTGCGGACCTTCCTGTCGGGCTGGCTGAGTTCGAATGCCTACTGA
- a CDS encoding metallophosphoesterase family protein, with protein MATVLAAAFKKLIHRPIVYPSAPAGRVLYAVGDIHGRADLLRSTLDRIDRDYAARSHIGEKTEVFLGDYVDRGPASAAVIETLIERASRTAAVFVRGNHEQVMLSYLARRAPLEGWATLGGLSTLQSYGIAVRDREPADMWDAAWRAIPADHKKFLSETRSHCRIGEYLFVHAGMRPGIEIENQVEDDLYWIRGEFLGCDDDFGSIVVHGHTPVPCPDMLHNRINIDTGAFITNRLTAIRIDPSGVCVVD; from the coding sequence GTGGCGACCGTGTTGGCAGCAGCGTTCAAGAAGCTGATCCACCGTCCGATCGTCTATCCGTCAGCGCCGGCGGGGCGGGTCCTCTACGCCGTCGGCGACATTCACGGTCGCGCCGATCTGCTCCGATCCACGCTCGATCGGATCGACCGGGACTATGCGGCACGGTCCCACATCGGCGAGAAGACGGAGGTCTTCCTCGGCGACTATGTCGATCGCGGGCCCGCGTCCGCAGCCGTCATCGAAACGCTGATCGAGCGCGCGTCGCGGACCGCTGCCGTCTTCGTGCGCGGCAATCACGAGCAGGTCATGCTGTCCTATCTGGCGCGGCGGGCGCCATTGGAGGGTTGGGCGACGCTCGGCGGCCTGTCGACACTTCAATCCTATGGCATAGCCGTCCGGGACCGGGAGCCGGCCGACATGTGGGATGCAGCCTGGCGCGCGATTCCGGCCGATCACAAGAAGTTCCTATCGGAGACCCGCTCCCATTGCCGGATCGGCGAGTATCTCTTCGTCCATGCCGGCATGAGACCGGGAATCGAAATCGAAAATCAGGTTGAAGACGACCTGTACTGGATTCGGGGCGAGTTTCTCGGTTGCGATGATGACTTCGGCTCCATCGTTGTCCATGGGCATACCCCGGTTCCCTGTCCGGACATGCTTCACAATCGCATCAACATCGATACCGGAGCCTTCATTACCAACAGGCTGACCGCCATCCGAATAGACCCGTCGGGGGTCTGCGTCGTGGACTGA
- a CDS encoding right-handed parallel beta-helix repeat-containing protein, with protein MPGGPLTLRGAAGGGTVLSGAVPLGSTRVQPSWMHGAAPGAGAEDFSAAAEAGYAFFAGDRRLMPTRMPTVGYDRRALQTVGAAGDKVAIRLRPDEFERLAGQPNLWVSGYLAYDWLREVLPVTGSDPETKSLIVDRLREFPPRAIGRIAVYNADLGPGAPGAVVLDRGPRGPSIRLGASGQDVEVIVSRGVVVLKDARWIRLANLAIERSFGPALAVDGSRNVSVEDCYVGQTIGTGLRIDGGEDVAVRRCVVADTTGTGVTVSGGDRPSLTESRHRIEDTVVAWFGQVRLAPGLSLSGVGATVSGCLIVHGPHWGIQVVGNEHSVAGNEFADLVRETDDAGVIYMGRDWTQRGNRIADNFIHDFGPIDRTDPASVFGIYLDDQFSGVEIIGNVIAGGRYGVLVGGGRDNHVVGNLFVAPREAGIFMDDRGLAWQQAYGKPDSVLMKKLHAVDIQSPTWRARYPALAAFPGDRPGAPVGNAFEDNLAVDAPVAKAWRASTVPFLRETGSRTVSPSGLSAWSAQAIGALAASLRPGAPPAPPADRRSALAGLAYFDRAESGGP; from the coding sequence GTGCCCGGCGGGCCGTTGACACTGCGCGGCGCAGCCGGCGGGGGAACGGTGCTCTCCGGTGCCGTGCCGCTCGGGTCGACGCGGGTGCAGCCGTCCTGGATGCATGGCGCCGCGCCGGGCGCGGGTGCAGAGGACTTCAGTGCCGCCGCGGAGGCCGGCTACGCCTTTTTCGCGGGCGACCGGCGCCTTATGCCCACGCGCATGCCGACCGTCGGCTACGATCGGCGGGCGCTGCAGACCGTCGGCGCGGCCGGCGACAAGGTCGCGATCCGGCTCCGGCCGGACGAGTTCGAGCGACTGGCAGGGCAGCCGAACCTCTGGGTCAGCGGCTATCTGGCCTATGACTGGCTGCGCGAGGTGCTCCCGGTCACGGGCTCCGATCCCGAGACGAAGAGCCTGATCGTCGATCGGCTGCGCGAGTTCCCGCCCCGCGCGATCGGGCGGATCGCGGTCTACAATGCCGACCTGGGGCCGGGAGCCCCGGGGGCCGTCGTGCTGGATCGCGGACCGAGGGGGCCGAGCATCCGGCTGGGCGCATCCGGTCAGGATGTGGAGGTCATCGTATCGCGCGGCGTGGTCGTCCTGAAGGACGCCCGATGGATCCGGCTTGCGAACCTCGCCATTGAGCGGTCATTCGGGCCGGCGCTCGCCGTCGACGGCAGCCGCAACGTGTCCGTCGAGGACTGCTACGTCGGACAGACGATCGGCACCGGCCTGCGAATCGACGGCGGCGAGGATGTGGCCGTGCGGCGCTGCGTCGTGGCGGACACGACTGGAACCGGCGTGACGGTTTCGGGCGGCGACCGCCCGTCATTGACGGAAAGCCGCCATCGGATCGAGGACACCGTCGTAGCCTGGTTCGGTCAGGTCAGGCTCGCGCCCGGGCTTTCGCTGTCCGGCGTCGGGGCGACGGTCTCCGGCTGCCTGATCGTCCACGGTCCCCATTGGGGCATCCAGGTTGTCGGCAACGAGCACTCCGTGGCGGGCAACGAGTTCGCCGATCTGGTGCGGGAGACGGACGACGCCGGCGTGATCTATATGGGGCGGGATTGGACCCAGCGCGGCAACAGGATCGCGGACAATTTCATCCATGATTTCGGCCCAATTGACCGGACGGATCCGGCCAGCGTGTTCGGGATCTATCTGGACGATCAGTTCAGCGGTGTCGAAATCATCGGCAACGTGATCGCCGGCGGACGCTATGGCGTGCTGGTCGGCGGCGGGCGGGACAACCACGTCGTCGGCAACCTCTTCGTCGCACCGCGCGAAGCCGGCATCTTCATGGACGATCGCGGACTGGCTTGGCAACAGGCCTACGGCAAGCCCGATAGCGTGCTGATGAAGAAGCTGCACGCGGTCGACATCCAGTCGCCGACATGGCGGGCGCGCTATCCCGCGCTGGCGGCCTTCCCCGGCGACCGCCCCGGAGCGCCGGTCGGCAACGCGTTCGAGGACAATCTTGCCGTCGATGCGCCAGTCGCCAAGGCCTGGCGTGCGTCCACGGTACCGTTCCTGCGGGAGACGGGGTCGCGCACGGTTTCGCCCTCCGGCCTTTCGGCGTGGTCGGCCCAGGCGATCGGCGCGCTTGCCGCAAGCCTCCGGCCGGGCGCTCCGCCGGCGCCACCCGCGGACCGTCGCAGCGCCCTCGCGGGGCTGGCCTATTTCGACCGGGCGGAGAGCGGCGGCCCGTGA
- a CDS encoding O-antigen ligase family protein, with protein sequence MTRPVPASAGARCVAAAQAGPRPAAAPAVAAGQRLLEWLFFASVILAVMPFGAVHTVPLGLSALCTCLILVLSLGRPVSNPAVGRLLLDAALVAAVLVGLLVLQRIPAQSLLAVDPAGNRLSQDFGVVRPTISINSEATAWSLVPLVAPILSFVAALIVFGSDRAAFRLARFLRVFGLSVVVFGLAQFLLVPNTILIFEKWTYLGSLTATFVNRNSAATFLGLVALIWFGQFLGTTRKLDWGDLAERTCSFQWRGDDAVADTLRAACAAMLSLVALFLSASRGGLIATAIGFLVVFAVMGVRTQNRDVGPNWRSIVGYGSIVTGFILFGGLALQRLNEHGADDSRFCTYWSTLSAVGDNWLFGTGFGTFADIFPLYRDVACAGIEGVWDRAHNSYLEATLGLGVSFLAILLLVLWRLVSMFRRGVGWRHRQRHLVATGLGALVLVATHAGVDFSIQIHGVAMYAASILAMASVVALGRGESSCGTESKNKSDVPGK encoded by the coding sequence GTGACGCGGCCCGTTCCGGCTTCCGCAGGAGCCCGCTGTGTCGCCGCTGCGCAGGCCGGTCCGAGGCCGGCTGCTGCGCCCGCGGTCGCGGCCGGCCAGCGGTTGCTCGAGTGGCTCTTCTTCGCGTCCGTCATCCTGGCCGTGATGCCGTTCGGAGCCGTCCATACGGTACCGCTCGGCCTGTCGGCGCTCTGCACCTGCCTGATCCTGGTTCTTTCGCTTGGCCGACCGGTATCGAATCCGGCCGTCGGGCGCCTGCTCCTCGACGCCGCGCTGGTTGCCGCCGTATTGGTCGGACTGCTGGTACTGCAGCGCATCCCGGCACAGAGTCTGCTGGCAGTCGATCCGGCCGGGAACCGCCTGTCCCAGGACTTCGGAGTGGTCAGGCCGACCATTTCCATCAATTCCGAGGCGACGGCCTGGAGCCTCGTCCCGCTTGTCGCGCCGATCCTGTCTTTCGTGGCTGCGCTCATCGTGTTCGGCAGTGATCGCGCGGCGTTTCGCTTGGCCCGATTTCTGAGGGTCTTCGGTCTTTCGGTCGTTGTATTCGGCTTGGCTCAGTTTCTGCTCGTGCCGAACACGATCCTGATCTTCGAGAAATGGACCTATCTGGGTTCGCTGACGGCGACCTTCGTCAACCGCAACAGTGCGGCGACCTTTCTGGGTCTCGTTGCGCTGATATGGTTCGGGCAGTTCCTGGGCACGACGCGCAAACTGGACTGGGGCGATCTCGCCGAGCGGACCTGCTCGTTCCAATGGCGCGGGGATGATGCCGTGGCGGACACGCTGCGGGCTGCCTGTGCGGCGATGCTCAGTCTGGTCGCCTTGTTCCTGAGCGCATCGCGTGGCGGCCTGATCGCCACCGCGATCGGCTTTCTGGTCGTCTTCGCCGTCATGGGAGTGCGGACCCAAAACAGGGATGTTGGCCCGAATTGGCGGTCGATCGTCGGCTACGGTTCGATCGTGACAGGCTTCATTCTGTTCGGCGGGCTGGCCCTGCAACGGTTGAACGAGCATGGCGCCGACGACAGTCGCTTCTGCACATACTGGTCCACCTTGTCGGCGGTCGGCGACAATTGGCTCTTCGGCACCGGCTTCGGGACCTTTGCGGACATCTTCCCGCTCTACCGCGATGTCGCCTGCGCCGGTATCGAGGGGGTCTGGGACCGGGCGCACAACAGCTATCTGGAGGCGACGCTCGGCTTGGGGGTGTCGTTCCTGGCGATCCTCCTGCTCGTGCTCTGGCGACTGGTTTCGATGTTTCGTCGAGGGGTCGGCTGGCGTCACCGGCAAAGGCATCTGGTCGCCACGGGTCTCGGTGCGCTGGTCCTGGTCGCCACCCACGCCGGTGTTGATTTCTCCATCCAGATTCATGGCGTCGCCATGTATGCGGCCTCGATCCTGGCTATGGCGAGCGTCGTCGCGCTCGGTCGTGGAGAGTCCTCATGCGGTACGGAAAGTAAAAACAAAAGCGATGTGCCAGGAAAATAG